CCGGACCCACTACTAGTAGGGAAAGCGGCGGAGGTGGcgacaagggcaagggagaGCGTGAAAAACGTAGTCCGCATGAGTACCAAAAGCAAACGGAGAGAGGGGGGACGACGAAATAGGCAACACTCATACTGGCAGATTTTATAACAGGCATGAATACAAGCTATGCTGGATTGGGATTTTACCACGTGTTAGTATAACCGACTAGACGTCAGTTCAAAATGAAATTAGACCCGACGGATTCAGTGGCCTGTTGGTTGACCCGAATTACGAACATCTGAGAAGACAAGTAGGTTTGACAGCTGCTCGATGCAGTTTCAAACGAAGGGCTTAAAAATTCATGAGAAGTGTTGGGAATCAAGCTGCACCGCACGCATACATAGACTTGCAACCGTAGATATGTTGCGCTTTATTCCTACAATGTATAAATACCGCTTTAATCTATCAAACTAGGGTAGACTTATCGTTAGGTACCTAATGAATTATCGACCAATTATCCCAAGGATTGCTAGAGGTCGCTATACGTACTATTGGCAGTGTGTCACAAACACGAGGTCCGAATACGTTATGCGCTATCTACCAAAGGGTTGAGCTGACGCCTAGCTGTCAACTAGTCTGAGCTTCAGGTAGGTTCTGAATGGGAGTTTTCAGTGTCGGCGTTCTGAGACTGAGTAGGAACAAACTATTCTATTTGAATAAAAAGAGTCCCGACGTTCTTGAGAACCAGAAGACCACTATATTGATAATAGGCCCGGGGGGGGGTCTAGGTGCCGTACATTTACATACACACCGGTCGCAAGCAGATTCACTTGAGATTGGGTACAGTATCACGACCCCATGATATTCCGAGTCCTTATGCAAACAACAGTGGAGTAAAATAAATGCTCCCTGTCAGGCTCGAACTGACGGCCTTTGGATTTGGGTAACTCATACCAAGAAAGTTACTCATACGCAAATATGAGACCAACGCTCTACCAACTGAGCCAAGGAAGCGTTCACGTGACACCACTGGGGTGGCGCTTGAATTTGTTCAATCTGCTCCACTGCTGATCCACTCGATACATGATACAAGTAGTAAAAAGGCTGGCAAAAGCTTTCGGTTTCAAACCAAGTCATTCAACACAACACGGGATACGGTAAATTGGGAGAGACCAGAGAACAAAGCAAACGGAGAAACAAGTCGGAAGATGAGTTTAGAGATGGATAAAAGGGATACAGTATCGAGTGCAGGATAGGGATCTAATGCAGCGCGAGTAAGGACAGAGACGATTAGGGGGTATCTAGAGGTGATTCTATGCGAGCGAGCCAAATCGGGCAGTGCGTGAGGTTATACAGTGGCCCTGCGCGCTACTCCTTCGAACTAAAACACACACGAATGATTAATGTGTATTTTACATTTAGATACAAGCTTAGGAAACTCACCActtccttgacgtcctttcTTGGAGTCGCGCCAGCTTCGTAATCCAAGCAGTAGCATAGGAACAATGCATCAGTCCTAATTCGCAAACGTCAATCATCTCACTCAATACCCAGCAAGTTATCAAGACTTACGCGTCGTCCACGATCCCGACGCAAAACCTAACACTGACAGTTGTTCCAGCTCCAAAAAGGGCCGCAGCAAGCGGGGCATAGGTAGGATCTCCCAAAGCGTGTGCCGCAAAAATATACCCTCCGATAGAGGCAAAAACACCGAGCGCGATCGCAGTAGCGAGTTGCACGTTTGCCAGCAGTCGATCTGCAAACCAGGTCAGCCCATTGATCAACCAATCACAGAGAATCGACTTGGAGTAGTCTACGCACATTCACGTCCCAATCGTTTAGTACTTCCCAATGCTCTAGCGCCAACAAGCCTAGGAACGCGTCTTGCACATCCCCAAACACTGTCCCCACTTACGCCGACCAAGATTTGAACATCTTCTCCGTCACCGAACCTCGACAGCCAGCCCAGTATCGCACCGATTACCTCGGCTTGGCCAAAGCTCACTATCATGTTGATTAAGATCGCTTTGGCTTCTGGTGGGAGTGGAATAGGAGCGCGAGCGAGCATAGCAGGGGTAGTAATTCGGCGAACTGTCCTAAGGAAAACCGAGCTTGCTCGCGAGAGTGTGAGAACGAGGGCCGAAGCGCAGACCGATCCTAGTGCGGGACCGGAAGCGCGGAGCAAGGCCAGGCGAGTGGTGTCGGTTGCCTCTTGGAGGAGTGGGGGTGCCGCAACTGGAGGTCTAAAGTAGTCAAGTCAATAGGTGTGAATCGGTCGACATGCACATGGTAACTTACGCATAGTACCAACTAGCTACTACGGCCGCAACGCTTGCCCTCAATATACCCCTAACGACTGCCCAACTCCACATCCACACAGCACAAACGAGCACTGCCATCCACCATGCCCACCCCTTGACCTTCCATGTAAAGTCCAATCCTTTTCTTTCGAATGCACCAACCAGGAGGAGCCTGAATATTAGAGCTAGGAAGGGAATCGATAAGACGAGAGCTGCCACCAGAAGCGCAACAGAAAGGCCAAGAAGAGGCGGATAGCTGAGGATAAGTGAACTGGACAACGAAACGGCCGAGACTCCTCGAAGTAGTTTCTTGTAGCGCTTGTAGAGTGCTCCGGCGAGTAACACCGAGACGACGAGGGGTAAGAAAGAAAACAAGCGAAGACTGTGTCGATCAGCATTGGAACCCATAGTCAAGGCTCCAATAACTTACCCAACAGTCTCTCCCCACGTTTCACCAACGCCATCTCCGTCCCACATGAAGCTTCCTCCGAATGCCCATACTGCAGCGAAAAGCAAGGCCAAAGGGGCAGCAAGAGCCGTGGCTGTCAACACAGGCTTGACAAAGTACCTAAGGAGGATGAGGTACAAATAACCGAATATCGAGGAAAGAACGACCACGAGCGTAAGGAGTGGGATGGTGTGTGTCAAGGTGGAGAAAGGAGTGGTAGGCTTGTGGCCGGAAGCTGGTAGCTTATCGGGTTTGGGGTGGGACTGGGGTAAGAGGTGAGTCAGCGCCCAAGATGGAAATTGGAGGTGAGGCGGTAAAGATACGTACGTTTGTAAAGAAGATGATCACGATTGAGCCGATGAGTGAAAAGTATGCTTGTACACCATGCTGCAGTCCACACGGGGTCATTGTACTTTCGATAAGGGGTCCGAGCAGGGTCAGGCAAGGTAAACACTGAGCGCTCGACGCCATCGCGAGGCAATAATGACTCGTGCAAGTCGATATGAGTGACAGATGGTCCTAAATCAATTTGATCTCGACGAgtaggagggggagggggcgTTGGGTGTGGATACGACTGTGAGAGCGCAGGGCTCTGAGGGAAAAGCGGCAAGTCTTCCGACGAATCGGATGCTTGAGAGCCTTCGTCGGAGCTCGAGTCGAAATGAGGGTCCGGGGGCGACATGGCAGCTCGCGGTGTCGGGAAGAGCCCGGATGTGCCGAGTGAGAGAGATGAGCTAACCAGCCCGCTGCAGCAGGCCTTTGCCTTCGGGGTGAAGGGGACCGAGGGGGTGATTGGATAAGCGGTATCGAGTCTGGAGGCATCAAATCGTCAATCGTCTCCAGTTCGTCCTCGTCCAAATAAGGATTTTCCACCTCGAGCTGTGGTGCCCGAGCTCGTCCATGTGGCAACTGGGGCGTTGACGCTCTGGAATCCACTTCAGAGTCGCCGGTTCGACTCTCTCTTTCGTCATCGTTTTC
The nucleotide sequence above comes from Rhizoctonia solani chromosome 3, complete sequence. Encoded proteins:
- a CDS encoding Plasma-membrane choline transporter, producing MPASFSTYASQFLSRSAVTNNESQPMFYSMAEGNESQFGLQDSTHSRRSAAELDDDGLPMLAGATTIFDNGENDDERESRTGDSEVDSRASTPQLPHGRARAPQLEVENPYLDEDELETIDDLMPPDSIPLIQSPPRSSLSLGTSGLFPTPRAAMSPPDPHFDSSSDEGSQASDSSEDLPLFPQSPALSQSYPHPTPPPPPTRRDQIDLGPSVTHIDLHESLLPRDGVERSVFTLPDPARTPYRKYNDPSHPKPDKLPASGHKPTTPFSTLTHTIPLLTLVVVLSSIFGYLYLILLRYFVKPVLTATALAAPLALLFAAVWAFGGSFMWDGDGVGETWGETVGLRLFSFLPLVVSVLLAGALYKRYKKLLRGVSAVSLSSSLILSYPPLLGLSVALLVAALVLSIPFLALIFRLLLVGAFERKGLDFTWKVKGWAWWMAVLVCAVWMWSWAVVRGILRASVAAVVASWYYAPPVAAPPLLQEATDTTRLALLRASGPALGSVCASALVLTLSRASSVFLRTVRRITTPAMLARAPIPLPPEAKAILINMIVSFGQAEVIGAILGWLSRFGDGEDVQILVGVSGDSVWGCARRVPRLVGARALGSTKRLGREYRLLANVQLATAIALGVFASIGGYIFAAHALGDPTYAPLAAALFGAGTTVSVRFCVGIVDDATDALFLCYCLDYEAGATPRKDVKEV